From Prosthecobacter sp., the proteins below share one genomic window:
- the tnpA gene encoding IS200/IS605 family transposase, with the protein MASTHLSLHYHLVFSTKNREQWLSPTHRQRVHEYIGGTIRNMNGIAHAVGGTGDHVHVAAGLRATHCLADVMREIKSESSRWIHEELRLAGFAWQEGYGAFTFAARDLESVRAYVLDQEEHHRVKTFQEEYVAMLKRGMVEYDERYLW; encoded by the coding sequence GCACCTCTCGTTGCACTACCATCTCGTGTTCAGTACGAAAAATCGGGAACAATGGCTCTCACCGACGCACCGCCAACGCGTTCACGAATACATCGGCGGCACGATTCGGAACATGAACGGGATCGCGCATGCGGTGGGCGGAACGGGCGATCATGTGCATGTCGCGGCGGGTTTGCGGGCGACGCATTGTCTGGCGGATGTGATGCGTGAGATTAAAAGCGAATCGTCCCGCTGGATTCACGAGGAACTGCGGCTGGCCGGGTTCGCGTGGCAGGAGGGCTATGGAGCGTTCACGTTTGCAGCGCGGGATTTGGAATCGGTGAGGGCGTATGTGTTGGACCAGGAGGAGCACCATCGCGTTAAGACGTTTCAAGAGGAGTATGTGGCGATGTTGAAGCGGGGAATGGTCGAGTATGACGAGCGGTATTTGTGGTGA